Within the [Enterobacter] lignolyticus SCF1 genome, the region GCTTATTTCTTTAAATGAGGATGAAAGTTACACGGGCGCGTACGCGCATCGAGCTGCGGCGCGATAATATTTTCCCAGGCGGTGCGGCAGGCTTTGGTCGAGCCCGGCATCGCGAAAATCAGCGTGCGGTTCGCCACCCCCGCGACCGCGCGGGACTGCAGCGTCGAGGTGCCAATTTCTTCAAACGACAGCATCCGGAACACTTCGCCGAAACCTTCGATTTCGCGATCGAACAGCGGCAGCAGCGCTTCCGGCGCCTGGTCGCCGTCGGTAAAACCGGTGCCGCCGTTAATCAGCACCACCTGAACGTCATCGCGGGCTATCCACGCGGAAACCTGCGCGCGAATGGCGTAGCGGTTTTCTTTCACGATGGCTTTATCGACCACCTGATGCCCGGCCTCATGCGCCACATCGCGCAGATAGTGGCCGGAGGTATCGTCTTCTTCGCCGCGGCGGCTGGACACGGTAAGAACCGCAATGCGGGTCGGGATAAATTCAGCGCTCACCTGACTCATGGAAAAACTCCTTGTTCGTTACGGCGTTAACCGCCGATATATGAGAGGTTCTGGGTAATTCCGGTATTGCCCTGATGCAGGAAATGGGTCTGCTTTTTCGCGGTCAGCGCGCTTGAGATCCGCGCCTCCAGCGCCTGCTGCTGGGTATCGTCAGCCATCAGATCGCGCAGACTGATGCCGCCGTCGCCAAACAGGCACAGGTGCAGTTTTCCCGTCGAGGAGACGCGCAGACGGTTACAGCTGGCGCAAAAGTCTTTTTCATACGGCATGATTAAGCCGATCTCTCCGGCGTAATCCGGATGACAAAAGACCTGCGCCGGGCCGTCGCTGCGCTGTCGGAGTTGATGGATCCAGCCACGCTTAAGCAGTTCATCACGCAGCACCATGCCTGAGATATGGTGCTTGCGGAACAGGTCACTGCCCTCGCCGGTTTCCATTAGCTCAATGAAGCGTAACTGAATGCGGCGCGGTTTGATCCAGGCCAGAAAGGTGTCGAGCTGGTGGTGGTTGACATCGCGCATCAGCACGGTGTTGACCTTCACTTTATCAAAGCCCGCGGCGAATGCGGCATCAATACCGTCCATCACCTGCCGGAACTTGTCCTGCCCGGTGATGGCGTGAAACTGACGGGCATCCAGGCTGTCGACGCTGACGTTGACGTGCGTCAGGCCGGCATCGCGCCAGAGCGCGGCATCGCGCGCCAGGCGATAACCGTTGGTGGTCACCGCAATCTGGCGAATCACCGGGTTTTCCCGCACCGCCGCGATAATGTCGACAAAGTCGCGGCGCAGCGACGGTTCCCCGCCGGTCAGGCGCACTTTTTCCGTGCCGAGCGCGGAGAAGGCGCGGGTCACGCGACGAATTTCATCGACGGTAAGAAAACCGTTATTGCTGACGCTGCCGGGCTTGTAGCCATCCGGCAGGCAGTAGGTGCAACGAAAATTGCACACATCGGTTATCGACAGACGCAAATAGTAAAACTTGCGTGCGAAAGCATCAGTGAGTTGTGAGGCCATATACACCTTTCCAGATACGGGAGGCACAGTCATTTCTTCCTGTACCCTGGTGGCGACGTCGCCGTCGCCACGGCCAGAACACCGTATCCGCAGACCCAGGTGCAAAGGCTAGAGTGTAGCTTCATCAGAAGCAGGTAATGCCGATAGTAGCGTGTAAATAGCGCTTTCGCCATTCAACGTTTACGCTATATAAACTTGTATATAGCGACATGATCGTGCACTTTCACTACAGAATACGCATAAATCACGCTTTTGCATTGATATGCATCATTTTGCCGGGCTCCGGGCATCGTCTTTTAGGGGTAGTTCGGATACTCTTAGGTTGTTTAAGTCATAAGGAATTTTATGCGCAATCGTACTTTTGCGGATCTCGATCGCGTCGTCGCGCTGGGCGGCGGGCACGGTCTGGGACGCGTGATGTCCTCCCTCTCTTCGCTGGGATCTCGTTTAACCGGGATTGTTACGACCACGGATAACGGCGGATCCACCGGACGCATTCGCCGCTCGGAGGGCGGTATCGCCTGGGGAGATATGCGCAATTGCCTGAACCAGCTGATTACCGAACCCAGCGTGGCGTCGGCGATGTTTGAGTACCGTTTTAGCGGTAATGGCGAACTTTCCGGCCATAACCTCGGAAATTTGATGCTAAAGGCGCTGGATCACCTGAGCGTGCGCCCTCTTGAGGCGATCAATTTAATCAAAAACCTGCTGAAGGTTGACGCCTCGCTGATCCCGATGTCGGAAATGGCCGTCGATCTGATGGCTATCGATGCTGAAGGCCACGAGGTGTACGGCGAAGTCAACATCGACCAGCTCGCGGTGCCGCCAAAAGAGCTCTCGCTCTACCCCGCCGTCGCCACGACCCGGGAAGCGGTGCAGGCCATTGCCCAGGCCGACCTGATACTGATTGGGCCGGGCAGTTTTTACACCAGCCTGATGCCGATTCTGCTGCTGCCGGAGATGGCGCAGGCCCTGCGCCGCACCCCGGCGCCGATGGTCTATATCGCCAACCTCGGGCGGGAACTCAGCCCGGCGGCCGCCAGCCTGACGCTACGGGAACGAGTGAGCACCATGGAGCACTACGTCGGCAAACCGGCGATCGACGCGGTGGTCGTCGGCCCGCATGAGGATATCCGCGGCATGGAAGACCGCGTGGTCATCCAGCGGCCGCTCGAGGCCCGCGATATTCGCTACCGCCACGATCGCCACCTGCTGCGCAAGGCGCTGGAAGACGCGATTCAGTTGCTGGGGTAAACGCAGTTTCCTGCCGAAGGTGACGGACGATGGCTCAGCTTAAAATCTTAAGGTTGTCTTAAAAAACGGCCGTCATCATACCGGCATCATTTTATGCAGGACTCATGTGATGTCTCTATTTTGCCTGCGCCGTCCGGCGCTTGGGCGTTTGACCTATTTGGTTCTTTTTGCCCTTTATATCGCACTCTTTCTGAATATCGCGTTTTACAAACAGGCCTTCGCGCTGCTGCCGGTGGACTCGCTGCATAACGCGCTGGTCTTTCTCTCGATGCCGGTCGTGGCCTTCAGCGTCATCAATATTCTTATCACCCTGGCCTCATTTTTCTGGCTCGATCGCCTGCTGATCACCCTGTTCATCCTGGTAAGCGCCGCCGCGCAGTACTTTATCTTAACCTTCGGCGTGATTATCGATCGCGGGATGATAACCAACATCATCGACACCACCCCGGCCGAAAGCTTTGCGCTGATGTCGACCAAAATGGTCGTCGTCATCCTGCTTTCCGGCATGCTGGCGGTCGCTCTTGCCTGGTGGATCAAAATGAAGAAGCCGGCGCGGGCCTGGCGCAGCATCGCCTTTCGCGCGGGAAGCATCGGCGTTTCTGCGCTGCTCATCGTGGTTGTCGCCCTGCTGTTTTATAAAGATTACGCCTCGCTGTTTCGCAACAACAAAGAGCTGGTGAAATCCCTGAACCCGTCGAACAGCATCGTCGCCGCTAACTCCTGGTATTCGCACCACCAGATGGCGAACCAGCCGCTGATCCGAATCGGTGAAGACGCTACCCAGCGCCCCGAAATGAAGAGCGGCCCGCGCCGCAACCTGACGATTCTGGTGGTGGGGGAAACCACGCGGGCGGAAAACTTCTCGCTCGGCGGCTATTCCCGCAACACCACCCCGCGGCTGGCCAAGGACAACGTGGTTTACTTCCCGAAAACCACCTCCTGCGGCACCGCCACGGCGGTCTCCGTTCCCTGCATGTTCTCCAACATGCCGCGCGCCCGCTACGACGAAGAGCTGGCGCAGCATCAGGAAGGGCTGCTGGACGTCATCCAGCGCGCCGGCGTTAAGGTGCTGTGGAACGAAAACGACGGCGGCTGCAAAGGCGCCTGCGACCGCGTACCGCATCAGGATATGACGGCCCTCAATCTGCCCGGCATGTGTATCGACGGCGAATGCCACGACGACGTGCTGTTCCACGGTCTGGAAACGTACATCGACAACCTGAAAGGCGACGGCGTTATCGTCCTGCACACCATCGGCAGCCACGGCCCGACCTACTACAACCGCTATCGCCCGGAACAGCAGACCTTTACCCCAACCTGCGACAGCAATGAAATCCAGACCTGTACGCAGCAGCAGCTGGTCAACACCTACGACAACACCATTGTCAACGTCGATTACGTTGTCGATAAGGCCATTAAGCTGCTGCAGTCACGGCAGGCGCAGTTCACCACAAGCCTGGTGTACCTCTCGGATCACGGCGAGTCGCTGGGGGAAAACGGCGTCTATCTGCACGGCCTGCCGTGGTCAATCGCGCCGGACACGCAAAAACACGTGCCGATGCTTATCTGGCTGTCTGACGATTACCAGCAGCGCTACGGCGTTAATTACTCGTGCCTGAAGAAGCGCGCCGCCGAGAATGCGTACTCTCAGGATAATCTTTTCTCAACCATGTTAGGTATACTGGGGGTCAGCACCCGGGAATATCAGGCGAGCGATGACATTATCGCGCCGTGCAGAGGAGCATAAATAGAAATGAAAGTGCTGGTTGTTGAAGACGATTCGCTACTGCTGCAAGGACTCATTCTGGCGATGCAGAGCGAAGGGTATGTGTGCGATGGCGTCACCACCGCGCACGAGGCGGCGCTGTGCCTGGCGAACAGCCACTACAGCCTGATGGTGCTGGATCTCGGGCTGCCGGACGAAGACGGGCTGGATTTTCTCAGCCGTATTCGCCGGGAGAAATTCTCCCTGCCGGTTCTGATCCTGACCGCCCGGGATACCGTCAATGACCGTATTGAGGGCCTCGACACCGGCGCTGACGACTATCTGGTGAAACCGTTCGCTCTGGAAGAACTCAACGCCCGCGTCCGCGCGCTGCTGCGCCGTCACAACAATCAGGGCGATAACGAAATCAGCGTCGGCAATATCCGCATCAACGTCACCCGTCGCCAGGTCTGGCTGGAGGAGACCCAGCTTGAGCTGACGCCGAAGGAGTACGCCCTGCTGTCGCGCCTGATGGCCAAGGCCGGCAGTCCGGTACACCGGGAAATCCTCTACAACGATATTTATAGCTGGGATAACGAACCGTCCACCAACACCCTGGAAGTCCATATCCATAACCTGCGCGATAAGATTGGCAAATCGCGGATCCGCACCGTACGCGGGTTTGGCTATATGCTGGTGAAATCCGGAGACGTTGAGTAAGTGAAGCTGCCTTCTGCCCGTGAAAAATGGACGATGCGTCGCCAGCTTCTGCTGACCATCGCGACTATCCTGCTGGTCTGCCAGCTTATCAGCGTGTTCTGGCTGTGGCATGAGAGCAAAGAGCAGATCCAGCTGCTGGTCGAAAGCGCTATCCACGGGCACAACAACCGCAAGCACATTGAGCATGAGGTGCGTGAAGCGGTGGCGAGCCTGCTGATTCCCAGCCTGCTGATTATCGGCCTGGCGCTGTGGATAAGCCTGCAGGCGGTCAAGCGCATCACCCGCCCGCTCTACGATCTCCAGCAGGAGCTGAACAGCCGCACGCCGGACAACCTGCAGCCCATCACCCTGCCGGAGTCGGTCAGCGAAGTGGACGCGGTGACCGCCGCCATCAACCAGCTGGTTGAGCGGCTTAATCTGACGCTGGACCGCGAGCGCATGTTTACCGCCGACGTGGCGCACGAGCTGCGCACCCCGCTGGCGGGCCTGAAGCTGCATCTGGAGCTGATGGCTAAAGTGCACGGCGTGAAGGTCGAGCCGTTGCTGCAACGTCTCGACCAGATGACCGACAGCATTACGCAGCTGCTGCAGCTGGCGCGGGTTGGACAATCCTTTTCCGCGGGAAGCTATCAGCAGGTCATGCTAATCGCCGACGTCGTTTTACCGATTCAGGGCGAGCTGGAAACGATGCTGGCCCATCGCGGGCAAACGCTGCGGGTGCCTGACGGAGTAAACGACGTCACGGTGTCCGGCGACGCGACGCTGCTGCGGGTGCTGCTGCGCAATCTGGTGGAAAACGCCCATCGCTACAGCCCGGAAAACTCGGTGATTACGATCGGCGTCTCGCCGGGATCGCTTGCCGTCGAAGACGAAGGTCCGGGAATCGACGAGGCCAAAAGCGGGGAGCTCAGCAAAGCCTTTGTGCGTATGGACAGCCGCTACGGCGGCATTGGGCTCGGCTTAAGCATTGTGACCCGTATCGCCCAGTTGCACGATGCGCAGTTCTTTTTGAACAACCGCAAGCCGGAGCCGGGCGCACGCGCGTGGGTGAAATTTCCGCGGCGGTTACGTTAAAACCCCTCGCGGCGTGAAAGTCCGTCAACCGAAAGAGCCTGTCATTACAGGCTCTTTTCGTTTCAGGATGCGACGATAAACAGCTCCCGTAGCTGGTGCAGCTGGTCGCGGATCTGCGCGGCTTCCTCGAATTCGAGGTTCTGCGCATGCTGCATCATCTGCCCTTCCAGCTCGTGGATTTTTTGCTGCAGCGCTTTCGGCGTCAGCGCTTTTTCCACCGCCTCGGTCTGCGCGGCCGTACGGGATTTCCCGCGGCCCTTGCCGCGCGTTTTCGCCAGCCCCTCGCCGAGCGCCAGAATATCGACCACCTTCTTATTCAGACCCTGCGGCACGATGCCGTGTTCTTCATTGTACTGCGACTGCTTCTCGCGACGACGCTCGGTCTCGCCGATCGCTTTCGCCATCGACGGCGTAATTTTATCGCCGTACAGAATCGCCTTCCCGTTGACGTTGCGCGCCGCGCGTCCAATGGTCTGAATCAGCGAGCGCTCGGAGCGCAGGAAGCCCTCTTTATCGGCATCCAGAATCGCCACCAGCGAAACTTCCGGCATATCCAGCCCTTCTCGCAGCAGGTTGATGCCCACCAGCACGTCAAACTCGCCGAGGCGCAGGTCGCGAATGATCTCCATCCGCTCAACGGTGTCGATATCCGAGTGCAGGTAACGAACCCGCTCGCCGTGCTCCTCAAGATATTCCGTTAAATCTTCCGCCATGCGCTTGGTCAGCGTCGTCACCAGCACGCGCTCGTTGATGGCGGCGCGCAGGCGAATTTCGGACAGCAGGTCATCCACCTGGGTGGAAACCGGGCGAACTTCGATAATCGGATCGAGCAGACCGGTAGGACGCACCACCTGGTCAATCACCTCGCCGCCGGATTTCTCCAGCTCATAGTTGCCAGGCGTCGCGGAAACATAAATGGTTTGCGGCGCCAGCGCTTCAAACTCTTCAAATTTCAGCGGACGGTTATCCAGCGCCGAAGGCAGACGAAAGCCGTACTCCACCAGCGTCTCTTTACGCGCCCGGTCGCCGCGGAACATTCCGCCGATCTGCGGGATCGTCACATGCGATTCGTCGATCACCAGCAGGCCATCTGCAGGCAGGTAGTCGAACAGCGTCGGCGGCGGCTCGCCCGGGCCGCGGCCGGACAGAAAGCGCGAGTAGTTTTCAATGCCCGAGCAGTAGCCCAGCTCGTTCATCATTTCAAGGTCAAACTGGGTGCGCTGGCTCAGGCGCTGCTCTTCAAGCAGCTTGTTGTTCGCCAGCAGCACTTTGCGCCGGTCGACCAGCTCCTCTTTGATCTCCTCCATCGCCTGCAGAATGCGTTCACGCGGGGTCACGTAGTGCGTTTTCGGATAGATGGTATAACGCTGAATGGTTGACTCTACATGTCCGGTGAGCG harbors:
- the uvrB gene encoding excinuclease ABC subunit UvrB, whose protein sequence is MSKPFTLHSAFRPSGDQPEAIRRLEEGLEDGLAHQTLLGVTGSGKTFTIANVINNLQRPTMVLAPNKTLAAQLYGEMKEFFPENAVEYFVSYYDYYQPEAYVPSSDTFIEKDASVNEHIEQMRLSATKALLERRDVVVVASVSAIYGLGDPDLYLKMMLHMTVGMIIDQRAILRRLAELQYTRNDQAFQRGTFRVRGEVIDIFPAESDDIALRVELFDEEVERLSLFDPLTGHVESTIQRYTIYPKTHYVTPRERILQAMEEIKEELVDRRKVLLANNKLLEEQRLSQRTQFDLEMMNELGYCSGIENYSRFLSGRGPGEPPPTLFDYLPADGLLVIDESHVTIPQIGGMFRGDRARKETLVEYGFRLPSALDNRPLKFEEFEALAPQTIYVSATPGNYELEKSGGEVIDQVVRPTGLLDPIIEVRPVSTQVDDLLSEIRLRAAINERVLVTTLTKRMAEDLTEYLEEHGERVRYLHSDIDTVERMEIIRDLRLGEFDVLVGINLLREGLDMPEVSLVAILDADKEGFLRSERSLIQTIGRAARNVNGKAILYGDKITPSMAKAIGETERRREKQSQYNEEHGIVPQGLNKKVVDILALGEGLAKTRGKGRGKSRTAAQTEAVEKALTPKALQQKIHELEGQMMQHAQNLEFEEAAQIRDQLHQLRELFIVAS
- the pmrB gene encoding two-component system sensor histidine kinase PmrB; the protein is MPSAREKWTMRRQLLLTIATILLVCQLISVFWLWHESKEQIQLLVESAIHGHNNRKHIEHEVREAVASLLIPSLLIIGLALWISLQAVKRITRPLYDLQQELNSRTPDNLQPITLPESVSEVDAVTAAINQLVERLNLTLDRERMFTADVAHELRTPLAGLKLHLELMAKVHGVKVEPLLQRLDQMTDSITQLLQLARVGQSFSAGSYQQVMLIADVVLPIQGELETMLAHRGQTLRVPDGVNDVTVSGDATLLRVLLRNLVENAHRYSPENSVITIGVSPGSLAVEDEGPGIDEAKSGELSKAFVRMDSRYGGIGLGLSIVTRIAQLHDAQFFLNNRKPEPGARAWVKFPRRLR
- the yvcK gene encoding uridine diphosphate-N-acetylglucosamine-binding protein YvcK, which gives rise to MRNRTFADLDRVVALGGGHGLGRVMSSLSSLGSRLTGIVTTTDNGGSTGRIRRSEGGIAWGDMRNCLNQLITEPSVASAMFEYRFSGNGELSGHNLGNLMLKALDHLSVRPLEAINLIKNLLKVDASLIPMSEMAVDLMAIDAEGHEVYGEVNIDQLAVPPKELSLYPAVATTREAVQAIAQADLILIGPGSFYTSLMPILLLPEMAQALRRTPAPMVYIANLGRELSPAAASLTLRERVSTMEHYVGKPAIDAVVVGPHEDIRGMEDRVVIQRPLEARDIRYRHDRHLLRKALEDAIQLLG
- the moaA gene encoding GTP 3',8-cyclase MoaA, with amino-acid sequence MASQLTDAFARKFYYLRLSITDVCNFRCTYCLPDGYKPGSVSNNGFLTVDEIRRVTRAFSALGTEKVRLTGGEPSLRRDFVDIIAAVRENPVIRQIAVTTNGYRLARDAALWRDAGLTHVNVSVDSLDARQFHAITGQDKFRQVMDGIDAAFAAGFDKVKVNTVLMRDVNHHQLDTFLAWIKPRRIQLRFIELMETGEGSDLFRKHHISGMVLRDELLKRGWIHQLRQRSDGPAQVFCHPDYAGEIGLIMPYEKDFCASCNRLRVSSTGKLHLCLFGDGGISLRDLMADDTQQQALEARISSALTAKKQTHFLHQGNTGITQNLSYIGG
- the pmrA gene encoding two-component system response regulator PmrA, which translates into the protein MKVLVVEDDSLLLQGLILAMQSEGYVCDGVTTAHEAALCLANSHYSLMVLDLGLPDEDGLDFLSRIRREKFSLPVLILTARDTVNDRIEGLDTGADDYLVKPFALEELNARVRALLRRHNNQGDNEISVGNIRINVTRRQVWLEETQLELTPKEYALLSRLMAKAGSPVHREILYNDIYSWDNEPSTNTLEVHIHNLRDKIGKSRIRTVRGFGYMLVKSGDVE
- the eptA gene encoding phosphoethanolamine transferase EptA; translation: MSLFCLRRPALGRLTYLVLFALYIALFLNIAFYKQAFALLPVDSLHNALVFLSMPVVAFSVINILITLASFFWLDRLLITLFILVSAAAQYFILTFGVIIDRGMITNIIDTTPAESFALMSTKMVVVILLSGMLAVALAWWIKMKKPARAWRSIAFRAGSIGVSALLIVVVALLFYKDYASLFRNNKELVKSLNPSNSIVAANSWYSHHQMANQPLIRIGEDATQRPEMKSGPRRNLTILVVGETTRAENFSLGGYSRNTTPRLAKDNVVYFPKTTSCGTATAVSVPCMFSNMPRARYDEELAQHQEGLLDVIQRAGVKVLWNENDGGCKGACDRVPHQDMTALNLPGMCIDGECHDDVLFHGLETYIDNLKGDGVIVLHTIGSHGPTYYNRYRPEQQTFTPTCDSNEIQTCTQQQLVNTYDNTIVNVDYVVDKAIKLLQSRQAQFTTSLVYLSDHGESLGENGVYLHGLPWSIAPDTQKHVPMLIWLSDDYQQRYGVNYSCLKKRAAENAYSQDNLFSTMLGILGVSTREYQASDDIIAPCRGA
- the moaB gene encoding molybdenum cofactor biosynthesis protein B, producing MSQVSAEFIPTRIAVLTVSSRRGEEDDTSGHYLRDVAHEAGHQVVDKAIVKENRYAIRAQVSAWIARDDVQVVLINGGTGFTDGDQAPEALLPLFDREIEGFGEVFRMLSFEEIGTSTLQSRAVAGVANRTLIFAMPGSTKACRTAWENIIAPQLDARTRPCNFHPHLKK